The nucleotide window CGCGACCCCTAAAATCATGTCCGGCTTGCTCGCCTTCAAATGCTTGTACTTCCCGAGCCCGCTGAAGGCCTTCTGGTCGGCCTTGTCCCTTATGGCGCACGTATTCACGATAACGATGTCCGCCTCTTCGGGGGTATCCACGGGCCTCCCGCCGACGGCATTCCGTATCCTGTCCGAGTCGTACTCGTTCATCTGGCAGCCGTACGTTTCTATGTATATGAGCTTATTCCGCATGTGCCTCAAATTTAACGTTGACCCGCCGGCAAGTCAAGAAAAGAACAGGGGTGAGAAACCGGCGGTTATGATGTACTTTATAAACTATATTCTATATATATAACGGCCCGGCCCCGGGGCCGTAAGGGATTGACACTTTTTCGGAAATTTAGTACGATGGAAAAACACTTGTCAGGCACTGGATGATTGGAGAAACGATATGAGCGACGGCCGGTCCGGAGCCGCCCCCGGGGGCGGCGGGTTATTTGCGTGGCGTAAGGATATCGACAAAGACCAGTGGCGCGCTTTTATCGCCGCGTTCATGGGCTGGACGCTCGACGCGATGGATCTACTCCTCTTCGCCTTCGCCGTAGCGTCCGTCGGCAAAGTATTCAACCTGTCGGAAGCCGAGGTCGGCGCCCTTTTCTCCGTAACCCTCTTCGCGTCCGCTTTCGGCGGCGCTCTCTTCGGCATAATATCCGACTACGTCGGCAGGGTAAGGGCCCTCACGTACACGATAATACTGTATTCAATCTTCACAGGCATAAGCGCCTTCTCCCCGAACGTCGCGTTCCTCCTCGTATGCCGCGCCATACTCGGCCTCGGCATGGGCGGCGAATGGGCCTCGGGGGAAGTCCTCGTCGCCGAAAAGTGGCCCAGGGAGCACAGGGGCAAGGTCATCGGCATGGTTCAGAGCGGCTGGGGCCTGGGCTACATCCTGGCCGCTATACTCGCAACGCTCATAATCCCGACATTCAAGGAAGGGGTTTCGTACACGGTCCCCGTTCTGAACGTCACCCTCGACGGTCTCGACCTCGGCTGGAGGATCCTCTTCTTCATAGGCGTCGCGCCCGCTTTCCTCGTCTTTTACATACGACGGCATCTCGACGAGCCCGATGTCTGGAAGGAGAACAAGGTCCACAGGGACGAAGGCAGGCACACAGAGCAGGGGCACGGGTTTACGCTCGGGCAGATATTCGCGCCCGACCTCATACGCTACACGATTACGGCGTGTCTACTAACGAGCCTCTGCATGATTGCATACTGGGGCCTTTATTTCTGGCTCCCCCAGTTCCTGGCCAGCGACAAGGGCATAGGCCTCGATACGAAGGGCTTTCTGTGGATTATCCCGATCAATATCGGCGCGTTCATAGGCTGTAACACTTTCGGATTTTTCAGCGACAAGTTCGGAAGAAGGCCGGTTTTTGTCGGCTACCTTCTCGTAATGGCGGTCCTCGTCTGGTTCTTCGGCCACGCCCGGAGCATAGAGGCCGTTATCGTGCTCGGCCCGCTGATCGGCTTTTTCGGCACGGGCTTTTACTCCGGCTTCGGCGCCATATTCTCCGAGATATTCCCCACGCGCGCCCGCGGCACGGCCCAGGGCTTTTGCTACAACGTCGGGAGGGGCGTATCCGCAGTAGCCCCCCCGCTTATAGGCTACCTCGTCGGGGCCTACGGCTTTGCGACCGGCCTCACGGCCGTGTCCGTTTTCGCCGTGGCCGCGGCCCTGGTCGTCCTCACCCTTCCCGAAACGAAGGGCAAGGCCCTCGACTGACGCTTTCCCTTGAGCGTTCTCGTGTTTACCGTCGTACAGGGGCGCCGCTCCGGTCTTTCCCATCCGTGCGCTTTACCCGCCTCTCCGTCGATCGTTCCATCACTGCTGGCAATCGGCTTCGCCCGTCGTCGCCGTTCGTGCCTCCTCCGGCCCGAGGCCCCGTTTGTCCGACTCCCCGTCGGGAAGGACGAAGTGCCCATAAATCAAACCTGCGTGCTCAATAACTAGGCTGCAGTTACACCTGATTTTCCGGTCGGGAAATTTACTCTCCAGAATTATTCAAGTCATTCCAGTCGGATAACCGGCATATGTCCTTTCCCGATTTTTCGCTGTTTAAATGGCATAGCGCTTGCAAAAATTAATCGCAATGCGGATTCGACATCCCGGTCGGTAAACACGCGGTTAAAGGGATTCAATCGAAGATGATTGGATGGCGCGGATGTTCCGGACAATCCGTCCCGTGGAGGGCTGGCTGGTTAGTGGAGGGCTGGCTGATTAACCGTTGCCGACGGAGGTTGATTAGAAGGTGGACGATGGTTGCATGAACTGCCGGGACGGGCTTATCTCGGGCCTTTTCGTTTCAGGCTCCGCGATACCAAAGGTGACTAAATTAACTTAAAGGAGGGCATGTGAGATATGAAAAGGTTCACGATTATGTTTCTGATCTTAACAGCCATATCGTACCTTTGTCTGGACAAATCATTTGCACAGAGCAGCAGCGAGATGGAAATCCAGCAGCTCAAGCAGATGATACAGGAGAACAGCAAGCAGAACGAAGAGCTCATGAGGAGGATACAGCAGCTCGAGTCCGATAACGCTGCCAAGGATGCGGAGTTCGAGAAGTTCATGACCGCGCAGGAGGCCAAGGACCTCAAGTACGACGGTATCATGACCTTCTTCGATTCGATCGACCTCGGATTTGCCGTAGATACGACCTATCAGTACGTATTTAACCGCGGAGTAACGGACAGCCTCCAGTTAAGGGCCCTTTACCCCGACAACCAGCAGTTCTCCCTGAACGCCTTCACCATATCGGTGTCCAAGACACCGACGATGGACGGCGGCCTTATGGACCTTCTCGGCTTCAGGGCCGACATTCTCTTCGGCGAGCAGGCGGCCGAGCTCGGCGGCGACGGCTTCGACAGCGACGTCGTAGACCCGTACCAGGCCTACCTGAACGTGCTTGCGCCGATAGGCACCGGCCTCAACATCTACGCCGGACGTTTCGTAACACTCGCGGGCTACGAGGTGATCGAGGGCTACAAGAACCCGAACATCTCGCGTGGCATCCTCTTCGGCTACGCGCTCCCGTTCACCCACACCGGTATAAGGTTCGGCTATACGGCGGGAATGATCACGCTC belongs to Thermodesulfobacteriota bacterium and includes:
- a CDS encoding MFS transporter; protein product: MSDGRSGAAPGGGGLFAWRKDIDKDQWRAFIAAFMGWTLDAMDLLLFAFAVASVGKVFNLSEAEVGALFSVTLFASAFGGALFGIISDYVGRVRALTYTIILYSIFTGISAFSPNVAFLLVCRAILGLGMGGEWASGEVLVAEKWPREHRGKVIGMVQSGWGLGYILAAILATLIIPTFKEGVSYTVPVLNVTLDGLDLGWRILFFIGVAPAFLVFYIRRHLDEPDVWKENKVHRDEGRHTEQGHGFTLGQIFAPDLIRYTITACLLTSLCMIAYWGLYFWLPQFLASDKGIGLDTKGFLWIIPINIGAFIGCNTFGFFSDKFGRRPVFVGYLLVMAVLVWFFGHARSIEAVIVLGPLIGFFGTGFYSGFGAIFSEIFPTRARGTAQGFCYNVGRGVSAVAPPLIGYLVGAYGFATGLTAVSVFAVAAALVVLTLPETKGKALD
- a CDS encoding outer membrane beta-barrel protein, translated to MKRFTIMFLILTAISYLCLDKSFAQSSSEMEIQQLKQMIQENSKQNEELMRRIQQLESDNAAKDAEFEKFMTAQEAKDLKYDGIMTFFDSIDLGFAVDTTYQYVFNRGVTDSLQLRALYPDNQQFSLNAFTISVSKTPTMDGGLMDLLGFRADILFGEQAAELGGDGFDSDVVDPYQAYLNVLAPIGTGLNIYAGRFVTLAGYEVIEGYKNPNISRGILFGYALPFTHTGIRFGYTAGMITLTAGLNNGWDQVQELNDSPTIESQIAFDYSGDTITSAWVGVTGIFGKEPSGLGFGGEGWRELITAVASVTLFDKLTLVADADFGWQQDVVFDEFGNEEGVTWWGIAGYVIVDPHPAVTLALRGEYFDDKDGYRTGLAQKLFEFTPTIALKPFKGLIANNKYLDNFEARAEFRWDHSDERYFITKDDGLKKDQYGIMGQLLYWIEL